AATATGACCCAACCACATTCAGTGGAATCCAGGGCTACAgtaaagaaaacaggaaaatattctaaatataaaagtttactttaactttttagATAGCTTGAATAAGTTTTGCTGCTGTCCCTGTTGGTAAAATGTGTTTAGCCTCCATGCTCGTTCCTCTATGTTTCTACTGACTTGAGGATGTAGACAGCCTTTTACTGTTGGTAATATGTTGATTATGGATAAGTATCTCATTAAAGATTGTAAAATATGTAAATTGgcttatggaaaaaaaaaaaaaaacacatttgctttgccaaaGGAAGCTGTATGGATATAGAGCTCCCCTTGAGGCTCAAATactacttatttattcatttatttttgttaaattaCATATCAATGCAGAACCTGATAGGAGGAAAGATGAAAagcatagaaaataaaaattagaTGGAAATACAAAGGAATAATATAAGAAAACAATagtattaaacaaaaacaagacaaacagcTGTTACATCTAGAGAGAATTAACATCCTACGGCCTCTGTGGGACAACCAGGTGGAGAACCATCAGGAGCACCTGCAAAAAGACTAgctgagagaaaaacaaacagcaacaaaaacaccAGCAGCAAGTAAATGAAACCATAACTGTGGATACTGGTTATTAAAACCATAGGATGACACAGCAACTGTATAATAAGCATGTGAATTAGTTAATGTGCATGCAAAATCCCTGGGTAGGGGGGCACCACCCCAAGGAATCAGAAGCAGTCAGAAAGGGCCCCAAGACCCAGGCAATCAGAAGCTCCCATGGAGCACAGACACGGGCAGCCCACCGCAGGGACAATCACGTGCATGCTCAGATGACAGCAGAGGAAAGCTCAAGACAGAGCTCCCACGGCTGTGGAGCAAAGGCCCCAGGGAACCAGAGGTAGCAGCCCACCGGCCCTGGCAGGCTCCAACCGCCCAAGCACGAGTTGAACGCGGGACACAGTAGAAGACAGATCATTACCGCCCCTGTCTAATTCTACACAATAGAACAAGCTGTCTCTTTTATTCTAAAATGTCAGGGTGATGACTTTCTCTAGGTCATATTGATTAAGCATCAAATCAAGTAAGCTATGCCATTTAGTGAATATCAATgcttacaatttaaaaaaaaactttataacTCAAGAGTTATGTAGCTGTTTGTAAACAAGCTATCTACAACTGTCTAAAGGTAAGAAAATTGGCTGTGTTTCTGAAATCAACAAACCACTTTTAGAAGTTATTAACATTGATAATTCTCCCTTTGTTATGTCTGTAAACTGTCTATGTAATGGGCACAATTAGAGAGCTTCTAATATGCTGGTTGCAGCTGAGTGGATCGTTTATTTTCCTTAAAAAAGTAGACATAGCATTCAAGTGTCAAGAATGAAGCTGATACTGATGTGCTTTTAATCAGCATTCTCTGTCAGCCAGCAGCTTGGAACCTCATTGGCTGTTAAAAATAAGTCCTATCATTTCGAGCTAAATGACAATATGAggctactttttactttattttctcTATAAACATTACCGTAATGAGTTTATGGTTTCAGTCGCTAGTTTCAAATCTACTTCATTTTACCATGGATTCATTATGTAAGTTATCATCCCATTTAGTGAAGAACAGACAGTGAAGCTTGATGGCATTTTTCCAGACACGGGTGCCCATGTCAATAACAAGGAGCAACCTTATGGACATTCAAGTGTTCTCAGGGTCAAACTGAGATCCCCTCCCTTGTTGCTCCACCCTCTTGTCCTAACATAGAATACAAATAAAAGATGGACAGAATCATGTCTCAAGTTCAGCATTTGGCTGTTGctatcttgtttttgtttttattgcagcCAGAGGTGACTATATTTgaatttgtatgtgtttgtagaCTAAGACTAGACTGTAGACTTTTTTTAAGGAGTTTGGTGGAGCCAGGAATGTATCTTAACCAGCCTCTACTGTTTGTAAGCAATTTTGCACTTTAAAACACATCCACACAAGCTTCATATTTGATAGCAGATGGATATGTCAGTCTTATATACAGCTTTAGgctcaaaaaacaaaatgttagcagcaaaaatgcatttcttttaAAGTCTATGACTTATTTTATAGTTTAACTCATAATGGTTAAGTTTGACACTGTTTTTTCAGCATGAGGTTGTGTCTCTTGATGCTTCTTAAGCCATCACAGTGTGAGATTGCACACCTCAAGCAAcacatttcattttaaaatggaCAAATTCATACTGAAGAACTACACAGATCATAAAATGCTCCTTGATGATAAAGCTTTGCAGCAGTCATGTGTAGTGATGTTCTTCCTGCCTCTTCATAGGCCCCCCGTGCTGTTGAAATAGATTCTGACATTCTGAGGAAACATTAAATTTAGGTCCTCTCGTGCTTGTTTATAAATTCAATGCCAGCAGTAGTGACTTAAAGACGGTTCTCAAGGAAACTCACCACGAGGACAGTCTTGTTTGTGTGATTGCACATCTGTTGTCTCTGGGATTCTCAGGAACAtcaacaaatgtttttttttttaataacatcTTTACTGATCACTTTTGCATTCACTGATTAATTAAATCAACAGAAACCAGCAGTTACTTTGAGACAGTAATAGATGGTTTGATGTCtgcctgttgtttttttttttttttttttttatcaaagttTCCTGTAAAGATGCAGCTCTCTGAGAGTATTTTCATTTCTCTGCCATGTCTTGACTTCAAGGTTGTTCGGTTTACAAAGCTGCATTGTCTACAGCtgtcttaagaaaaaaaactttcctcCAGAACACTTCTCCTTATAATGAAAGATACAAACTGTTAAAAAACTACTGTCTATCGCTCATTTTGTTTGTCCAACAAAACCTACAGCAGTTTTTACGACTCTTCCAACCACGTGAtgtaaatattttcagtttccCTGCATGAATTCAAGCagattttttaaactgtgattCTCTCAATCCTGGTGGCTTGCAATTCCATGCAGTATAGCTTACTTCTTTttgtaaaacacaaagaaattaTAAGTAATTTTTATGAATGTACGCgaaagaaacaaacatttaTACCGTTATTATATtgtaaaagttaaaatgttGATTCACATTACATACAAGTTGgagatttattttttccaaacCAGACAAGAACTCAGAAGAAAACTCTACATTGTGCCGAAGATGAATAAATAGTTTTTTATTCAATTAGGGAGGTCCTTTAGAAAAACCTTCAGAGCAGCATTAACTGCTAAAGTAGCTTTTTAACATCCAGATTTTTCAAATATCAACCTTGATCAATATCTGAAAGATCTGATTACGCTCAGTGACATGACTGGCGAAAACTAGAGGGTAACAAGTAGACACTGTGTCTGAGTTCCAATTCCAGTGTCTGTATGGAAAACAGAGAATAGTGTGTGCGTCTGTTATTTCTGCCGCAATTCACACATTGACTTGGACAAACAATCTATTCCAATTAAAGCAAACTGCAGCCTTGGAGACCGCAGAAGGGGCCGTGCTCCATCAGATCACATCATCCTTTGAAAAAGCCCAGAATGGCTGATTGTGGTTTGGAGGAAATGGGCCTCTTCAGGAGCAACTAGTGTGGGCTGGCAGCGGGAATAAGGGAGGGGTTGGAGTGGCACACTGGCTCCAAATGAGTCCAGAAAGTTCTGCAGAAAATAACACCATGGCAGAGGTATtggattgggggggggggcattaatGTGGCCATTAATCCTGTTTGTAGCCCTGGTTTCCTGCTCTTACTGCTGTGGGGCGAGGAGACAAATTAATTATGTGGCTAAGATTAATTAGGTGATGTTAAGGGAAATCTGTGACTGTAAAACTTTagaggtctgcacagctgactAGACTAATGGGTTGTTCATGAACCCTTAATAGATGCTTCTCTGATTGTAAGCATAGCAAAGAATGGGAGAATCACAAAATCCTATAATCaatgatttattgaaacaaaagAGCAAATTATTATGTTTACTGTGAAAGAAGCTTTTCATCGTGATGCACTCAGAGAATATTATTGGCAATTTGGTAGTTACTTCAAACCattaattttttaaatgactGTCAACAAAATGTTTCAGCTGTTGGTTCTCTCTATTACAACATCTGAATTGAAAGTCTTATTTATCTGCAAATAAAACagacttttgttttgttccatACTGTTGGTAATTTTGATTGGGCTTTTGTCATGCCGTAGCTATTAAAATGCATGATGCACTGGAGTGAAAATACATTACAAGTCAAATTCTTGCAAGAAAAATCCTGCATATAGTTGTGAAAATAAACCTCCTTAGGAGCAATGTATTTTATGAATGAGGACACAatacaaacattttattttgtccacATACATTATGTAAACCATAGAAATTAAAGTAatatactttctttttcacatgacttaaCAAAAAAAGATGGTTTTAATACTTTTACCACCACTGAGTATTGAACAATGCCCCCTTTAAACAGTTATTCTAATTAAAACCATCAAGTTGGTAGAGCTGCTAACAATGAATAATGGATGGTAACTGCAAAATCTATGCTAATGCACCGTATATTATAAGCTCATGAGATGAATTGTTATGTAATACTGAAATATATTTATAAAGAgggaaaaagttgggacagaaCAAGTCTCTGATGTGCTTTAGCAAGTTAAAGCTCAGCACCACTTCCGTGTTTGCTGTTTCTTCTCCGTCTTCTTCTTAAATAAGTGTTTTTGCAGGCTGTGGTGCAGAGGCAGATTTATCTGGAAATTGCATCAGTCCAACTTCGACCCAGAGGAAGGTGACACTGACATTGCCGCTactctatttattttattttaagtaAAGCAACAGCATTCCTGCCCATTTTTACTACTCTAAATAACCATCTGGAAACCTTAAACCCTCAACAACATTAAATAATGGCAGAACATGTTAGTTGCAACGCCATTGCTGTGCACGCAAAATGACACAAGCTGCTCTTTGATTATCGAACAGCAGAGATCAGCCTCCGTCTCACATAAAATCTACATTCTCCTCTTATCTTCCCTTTGCCTGCTGCAATAAAACTTGTTTTGCTGCAAAACCATTGATAGTAttactcaacattttttttccacaaaaacaTATGCAAACTGCAAGGATGGCAGGAAAATACTGTTCATGATCTCTGAGGGCAAAAAGAAAGGAATACTGCTGCGGTCTGCGTTTGAGGAGCAGTGAGGTTAACATCCTGTATGAAGTAAGCCTCTGAACATATCTAGGCCACATTAAAAAACAGCAACTGTGGGATTTTGGAGCTTAACGTCGATGAGACTTAGCTCCTGATGTTTCTAAGTAGCAATAAGATTTGAATAAATAATGCCTTCCCTTTCTAAAAAACTGAGTAAGAAGATTGCACCCTTAGGCATAAACAACTATTCTTCTGGTTTCTCATGGTTTGGATTGTGCTAAAATCTGACTTTGCTTCTGTACCCAAACTAAAGTGTGTAACTAAAGTGTAAAGAACCTGCACTGAAAATAAACTCAACTCAGGTTTGGAGCATGAGAAAACTCAGATAAAACGCagcagcttaaaaaaaaatacccacTGTGCTTTACATTCGCCCGTGCAGACAGAGGGTGGACAAACAGGAAAGTCGACATAGTTTATGAATGATAACATTGCACCAGCTGTTGTTGCATGTGACAGCATGTGTAAATGTTCAAAATGCCCGATAATAACTAGGGGGTATGCTGCTCACAGACTCAGTTAGCTGGTGCCAAATCAGAACTTGAGTCATCCTATTGAGATCTGAGACAAACTGCACAATAAATGGataaatcaagaaaaacaaagagggggaaaaagcaACAAGACAtgctaaaaataaaatacatcttTATTATGGTATTAattctttacttaaaaaaaaaaatatttacagtacACAATCATGATTAGCAATATCACACGTGTGCACAGAATTTATACGACTGACTCTTACATAAAGGAAaatttgacaaacaaaaaaaaccaaaatgaacaaatacatgttcagtgtGGCGTGTGCCTGAAAGTGACAGAAACGTAAAGTCATAGCAgcaagtgaattccttcagtgctCTAAATGCAGTTAAATGCTAATAATGTCATATCataaaaagtgagaaaaaaagggTTTGACAATATTAAGCTGCTCAGTGCTTATCTTTATATAACATTAACTGGCATGGTCTACATAATGAATGCAGTCTGCTTTGATCAGACGAGCTGAACGGTGGTGTGCGTTTCTAAGAGCACACAATGTACGTTGGGAAAAGAAAACCTGCCCTGACATTTGGCTCGATCCCACTCCTGTAACAAACATACAAGTACAAAAATAGATTTAGTTGAAATTTACATTAGCTTTGTCTCTTCATCTAGGTTGCTAGTGAGAAAAATGGGATCATTCAAAGAGATTATTCCTGAACAGCTCTGCACAGAGACTGAAAGGTTCATTTCCAGTTGAATGTTCGTCCCACCAGCTCAAAGAACTTCTTGTTTGGTTCGTGGAAGAACTGGTAGAGTTTCTGCAGGATGGCAGGAGCCACATGAGGGTGAGCCCTTCCTTTTGAATCGTGTAGACACCTTTCTCGCCCGTGGTCTCTCAAACAGTAGAATCCTTTTGTTTTATTGAAGTAAAAATTTGAAGCATTTATCTGAGGCTCCAGCTTTAAGAACCTTTCCACTTTTTTCATCTCGGGGAAGGGGTCCCTGATCAGTTCGTCCCCGTCTACAACATGAATGCTCTCCAGGGGGAAGTACTGGAGCCAGTTCTGCATGTGAATGTAGTATAGGCTGCGATTAAGAGCCTTGTATCCAAGGTTGATCTCACCATCCTTCACCAGCACAGACTCAATGGGCTGGTAACGCTTGTGCTTCTGGAGACGGTTGTAAAAGACCTGGGTGTAGTCTGAGAGCACCCGCTCCGTGGGGTCTCTGAGGATGAGCAGCAGCTTGATGTTAGGGTTCATCTGATAGATGCGTCTTGGGACTTTGCTGGAGGTGAAGTAGGCCGGTGTCTTCTCCACTGTTAGCTGGCCAGGGAAAGCGTAAGGCATCTGGCTGAGATACCAAGGCAAGCCCTTCTGAAAGTGGCTCTCCCAGTCGAAAAAGTGCACCTCGTTCTGAGCCGCTGCCACTGCGCTGTGTAGACTGAGCATCTCAATCAGTGCCCGTGTGCCCCCCTTCCTCACACCAATAATTAGAATCTGAGGAAACTGTTGGAGGGTCCCGTTTGGGTGGCTGGTGGTCCCGTTGTCAGAGGGCGAGGAGGTGGGAAGCGAGGGCGACTCCCCATCAGCCAGCGGCTGGGAGGGGAGAGGAGGGGACTGCATTGCAAAGAGCAGCAGCCCAAGGAGCAAGGCTGCCATGAGGGAGGTCCTGACCCTGGAAGATTTCAGCCTGGCGAAAGCACCAAAACTGTATCCCACATTGAAAGAGCAGCTGTCAGAGGTCCAACTGAAAAGCAATGAAAGCTGCCTCTTCtttaccagcagcagcagcagcaactgtGAGGGAAGAGAACAGCTGGGTTTAGAGGATACCTGGTGAAGACTTGGCAGACAGACAAAacatcagtgttttgttttcacagtttcAACACTCAAAGCACACAAGTGTAAGGAAGCAAGTGATTAGACTTTAAACCCCAAAAGATAAATGTTTAACAGAGAAATATAGCCATCGATTAAACATTCATCTATACTACTATCCCTACAAGAACAATAAAATGAGCAATACAATGCAAAagaggcacaaaaaaaaagattacactGATGTTCAAATGTAGATGAGTTTTAGCTTGTTTGTATGCTTACTAGCTGTTGGTTTAGAGTCCATATAGGAGAAATAACACAGTCTAAATCACCGGAAAAGAAATCCCcttcataaaacaaaaatgtcaaaCACTGTATCAAGCTCGGAGACATTTATTTTCTACGTGAAAACAAATTCAGATGAGAAAAATACCGCTGATTAAAGCCTGATGATATAAAAAGGACATAAATAATAACAACCTTGCCATCAGACACCCGCTGTAAAATACACGTTTAACGCTTACTGTCATGTTCTTATCGGGATATTTTAATACGACTACCTCAGTCAGTTTACCTTGCCTTCGCATTGTCCATTAAATTCACAAAGTATCGAGTATCTCTTACCTTTTAAACTATAATCGAGAACCCGACAAAGCTCTCATGTCGTGCAGTTTGGGGCTGTGCTCACACCTCCGACGCGTCCTCGGCAGCAGGTATATGATCCACTTCTGTTCCGTGTCTATGGGGCTTTTTTTGCGTGCGAGCAAAGAGAAACTTGCCTCCGACCTGGACTCAACTTCACGGAGCGCCTCCTCTGCTGTGGTTCCGACGGTTCTCCCGGTTTTTGAGTGTCAGCTGTTGTGTTGAAGCCCACGCCCACATTACGCCAGCTGGACCACTCCCCCCTCCTGACCCACGCCGCTCAAATGTTAAGGTATTTAATCGAGATAAGGCAGCTGTGAGTGATAAGCCAGGAGCAAATGGACTGTAGGTGCAGCTACGTTTCTCTTGAAATGTGTTTGCTCTTGGAGAGGCTGcatctgattaaaaaaagatcTATTTAGTTGAGCCAACAgtttaagggggaaaaaaataataaatcacacTTGCTCACCCTCTTTTGTCCAAGCAGCGAGCCAATCTATGGATAGTCAAGCCAAGCTTCACAATCTCACCATCTGCTGAGCTCTATTTTTTTCCAAAGATATTTAAATCCTTCTTTCAATATTTCAGCAACTACAGATTCAAAAATTTTGCCCGTACCCAAACTGCAGATTTACTGATATTTAATCACATCACCATAGTATTTCACAGTTCGCCCTGAGTCATACAGTCACAGTGAAGGAAGTTTGTGAGTGCTAAGGGCTGATGAGTAAGTGGCAAGTCACCTGAGTCAAATACCTTGCCAGTTTGTGTCACTTGTGCTCCACGTAGTTCTTAATATATCTGATGCAATCCCACACAGCTCCCTTATACCTCTGACCCAGTCTTTGTCTGCTTTAATTGGATGGTATGGCCTGTTTCTTGTGCTGATATTATGCTTAAAGTGTGAAACTCTCAAGGGCCTTTCAGCTGTATATAGGTGTATCTGATTTTACCCATGTCTGCGAAAATTTCTGCTGTGTACGTAATTTAAGGGAAGGCCATCCCACCCATTAAAGCTACCTACTCTTCTGGGGGGGCTACAACATCCTTCCTTTGTAAAGAATGCAAGCCCTTGTGCTTTGCCGTTTCATTGTGCAGAGTCTAAATGAAGACATGACCAAGAGTTCCCCCACATTGATTTTTAGCTGCACTTCAGTAATCCTGAGATTCTGGCCTCAACTCTCTTGGAGAAAAGTATGTTCAGCAGAGTCATACAATTTAATCCTGTTTTGAGGATTCTATGTGTCTGATCACATTAACATGACAATAGTACACAATCACAGACTGTAAGTACCCTCAGAGCCACCTCCTGACCCTCAAGTATACATGTTAGGTAATTGTCGACAGAGATGGAAGAAGTACTGCAAAGTTTTTCTGTACAATCGAACAGAGGGAGAATATGGTGGTGCATGGCTGATACACACAGTCAGAAAAAATGGCAATATAGCACAATAAAGACACTCAAGCAGGAGTCAAACATTAGAAGTTCTACTTGAGTAAAAGGACTGAAAAAGGTGCAAAATGTGCTTCAAAGTAAAAGGAAGACCAGTGGAGAAAATTGGATCTAAAAATGCACTTGAAACGtttcatctacagaaatatgagTTTTCAGCCTTAATGTTTAGTGGAAAACCTTCATCTTGAGTGTGAGTGGTGACTCAAGCTGTCAGAAAAACAGCCCAGTTGCCATTTTGCGTTTTTAGAAATCCGGGATATGTGTAATCTTGTTTGTCACATTTCAATTTGACATTCCTTTTTAAACCATGAGTACCTATGTTGACGATATCTAATGTTTCTCAGCAAACGCTCACCAGTGCAACCAGCAAACAAGTCTGTGTTTGGAAGTTAAAGGGATGGCCCGATCTTCACATtggctttgtttctgtttggaAACTGCAGCTAtcgatgggttagggttaggtaaaATGCAACCTGCTTGTTCATAAGGCTCTTTTCAATTAGCAAGGTTGTACCTATCTGTGGTCTCtagctattcttttttttttggctcactGGTTTGCACCATAATGTAGTCAAGTAGAAAATTTAATTAGTTCCTCTCTGACATGTAGTGAATTAGAAGTAAAGTTACTCAAAATAGAAGAACTTAATTGCACACGAATGCTCTTCTGTCGCTGAATAACATCATCCTGGCAGTGTCGAATGATCTGTGGTGCATTTCATCTAAAACAGCTTGAGTAAATATGTTTTTCTTAAATATCCGGAGAATGTCTCAGAAAGATTAGGTGTTACATTTCACCCAGACAAACTGTCTCTTCTGATGTTTGTCAAACAACTCTTGCGATGTTTCTTTATTATCAGCATAACTGAAAACTATCTCCTGTAGCACTAAAGCCAACTGTATGACATGGAAAACAGGTTTCACCTGCCTCTTGGGTAAAATGTGCTTGAATATATAGGTGTGCATGATCTGAATGATTGCAGTTTATCTTGAAGAACATTGAATAATATATGAAAACGTTTTTTCTATATACTGTAACTTTTATCTAGTCAAACTCAGGAATGCTATTGCTGCCATTTGTTTTGCAGGGAACACTTTCAACTGCTGTCTGATAACCATGTGTACACTCTGATCTGGAGGGGGAAACTAAATTTCTCTAATTAACGCAGAACGGTTGTTTTTGTCACATTTAGGTGACATTCATTACTCTGGAACACATTATGATACGGAAACAAAGCTATGCATGAAGGAGTGTGTGCAGTAAATATTTCTGTGTAGCAACTGATTAGTCTTTGGAACAACAGGCACTCCTGCAGGCTCCGTAAGTGGTGTAACATTAAGCAGTTTTACACCTCATATTGTTTTCATCGACTGAATCATCCTCTGAAAATTTGTTTCCAATACTGCATATATAGTTGAACCCTCAGGCTACAGATGGTAATGTTTGGCTTGGATTCTTAAAATGAATACTCCTATTTCAGTaagaaaattagatttttttaaattattattcatGAAGCAGAAATTTATTCAATATATCGTGTTTCTTTGTCTCTCTAAACACCTGAGTAGGAACAACAGATACTTCTCCATTCAGTAGCTTTTATTTTCGATTGTGTAATTTCACAGTTTAATTACATATGCTGTGAATCATCAGCCGTCACATACCCAGCTATGGCACACTGT
Above is a genomic segment from Odontesthes bonariensis isolate fOdoBon6 chromosome 13, fOdoBon6.hap1, whole genome shotgun sequence containing:
- the hs3st1 gene encoding heparan sulfate glucosamine 3-O-sulfotransferase 1 gives rise to the protein MAALLLGLLLFAMQSPPLPSQPLADGESPSLPTSSPSDNGTTSHPNGTLQQFPQILIIGVRKGGTRALIEMLSLHSAVAAAQNEVHFFDWESHFQKGLPWYLSQMPYAFPGQLTVEKTPAYFTSSKVPRRIYQMNPNIKLLLILRDPTERVLSDYTQVFYNRLQKHKRYQPIESVLVKDGEINLGYKALNRSLYYIHMQNWLQYFPLESIHVVDGDELIRDPFPEMKKVERFLKLEPQINASNFYFNKTKGFYCLRDHGRERCLHDSKGRAHPHVAPAILQKLYQFFHEPNKKFFELVGRTFNWK